AAAGACTTGTCACCGGCACCGGTGATCACCACCGCCCGCACCTCGGGGTCGTGCTGCGCCTGCTCGAGCGCATCACCGACCCCGACGCTGACCGCCCCATTGACGCAGTTACGAGCCTCCGGCCGGTTGATCGTGATGACGAGGACGTCGTCGCGGCGTTCGGTGAGGACCGCCGGTTCCGTCACAACAGTTCCACGATGGTGGCGTTTGCCTGACCGCCACCCTCACACATGGTCTGCAGGCCGTAGCGAATTCCCTTGTCCCGCATGTGGTACAGCATTGTGGTCATGATCCGGGCGCCGGATCCACCGAGCGGATGCCCCAGCGCGATCGCGCCGCCGTTGGGGTTGAGCTTCTTCTCGTCAGCGCCGATGTCCTGCAGCCAGGCCAGCGGAACCGGCGCGAACGCCTCGTTGACCTCGAACACGCCGATGTCGTCGAGCGACAGGCCGGACTTCTTCAACGCCTTCTGGGTGGCAGGGATGGGGGCGGTCAGCATGATCACCGGGTCGGCACCGGCCAGCACGGCGGTGTGCACCTTGGCAATCGGGTTGAGCCCCAACTCTTTTGCCTTCTCCGCCGTCATGATCAGCAGCGCGGCGGAGCCGTCGGAGATCTGGCTGGAGTTGCCGGCGTGGATGACACCATCTTCCTTGAACGCTGGCTTCAGCTGAGCCATCTTCTCGATCGGCGTGCCGCGACGGATGCCCTCGTCCTTGAGGATTACGTTTCCGTCTTGGTCCTTGATGCCGACGATCTGGTCGTCGAAGGCGCCGGAATCCTGGGCGGCAGCGGCCTTGTCGTGCGATCCGAGCGAGTACTGGTCGACGGTGGTCCGGTCGAAGCCCCACTGCTCGGCGATCATCTCGGCACCGATGCCTTGGTTGGGCGTCCGGTCGTAGCGGGCCTTGAAGTTCGGGGAGAACGGGTTGCCGCCGTTGGCCAGCGAAGCGCCCATCGGCGTCCGCGACATCGATTCGACACCGCCAGCGACCACTACGTCGTAATGGCCGGCAACCACGCCGGCCGCGGCGAAGTGGATCGACTGCTGACTCGAGCCGCACTGCCGGTCGACGGTTACGCCCGGCACGGTCTCAGGCCAGCCGGCGGCCAGCAGCGCCGTGCGGCCGATGTCCATCGACTGCTCGCCGGCCTGCATGACGCAGCCCCAGATCACGTCGTCGACGAGGCCGGGGTCGATACCGGCCTTCTCGACCAGACCATTGAGCACCTGCGCGGACAGGTCGGCGGCGTGGACGCCGGACAAACCGCCGTTGCGCTTGCCGATCGGTGAACGAACTGCCTCGACGATGACTGCTTCAGTCATGGCTCCATCTCCTTTGACGCTCGAGCTAATGTGCCCGACTCCTCCTCAGACCTAGCGGTCTGCATCGTCGTCGCGCGTACTTTTGTCGATTGTTGACCAACCGCTTAGTTGGGTCGCCGCCGGGGTGCCCTACCGGTGAGTAGCGTCGAAGGCATGTTGCGCATCGTCATCGTCGGCGGCCACGGCAAGGTCGCGCTGCATCTAGCCCGCATGCTCAAAAACCGCGGCGATGAAGTGACGTCGATCATCCGAAATCCCGACCACGCCGGCGACGTCTCCGCCGCCGGTGCGCGCCCCGTCGTCGCGGACATCGAGCACCTGGACACCGCCGCATTGGCAGACCTGATGTCAGGCCACGACGCTGTGGTGTTCTCGGCAGGCGCCGGCGGCGGTGACCCAGCCCGCACTTACGCGGTCGACCGCGACGCCGCGATCCGGGTAATCGATGCGGCCGAGCAAGCCGGCGTCAAACGATTCGTGATGGTCTCCTACTTCGGCGCGGGGCCCGATCATGGCGTCGCCGAGGACAATTCATTTTTCCCGTACGCAGAAGCCAAGGCCGCCGCGGACGCTCACCT
This genomic stretch from Mycobacterium paraterrae harbors:
- a CDS encoding SDR family oxidoreductase, with amino-acid sequence MLRIVIVGGHGKVALHLARMLKNRGDEVTSIIRNPDHAGDVSAAGARPVVADIEHLDTAALADLMSGHDAVVFSAGAGGGDPARTYAVDRDAAIRVIDAAEQAGVKRFVMVSYFGAGPDHGVAEDNSFFPYAEAKAAADAHLRSTELDWTVLGPGRLTLEPSTGRIELGEGTGEVSREDVALVAAAVLHDPATVRKTIEFNNGDVPITEALARCGDR
- a CDS encoding thiolase family protein → MTEAVIVEAVRSPIGKRNGGLSGVHAADLSAQVLNGLVEKAGIDPGLVDDVIWGCVMQAGEQSMDIGRTALLAAGWPETVPGVTVDRQCGSSQQSIHFAAAGVVAGHYDVVVAGGVESMSRTPMGASLANGGNPFSPNFKARYDRTPNQGIGAEMIAEQWGFDRTTVDQYSLGSHDKAAAAQDSGAFDDQIVGIKDQDGNVILKDEGIRRGTPIEKMAQLKPAFKEDGVIHAGNSSQISDGSAALLIMTAEKAKELGLNPIAKVHTAVLAGADPVIMLTAPIPATQKALKKSGLSLDDIGVFEVNEAFAPVPLAWLQDIGADEKKLNPNGGAIALGHPLGGSGARIMTTMLYHMRDKGIRYGLQTMCEGGGQANATIVELL